GCGCAGCTGCTGGGTGAGCCGGGGGCGTTGCACCTTCACCGCTACCCAGGAGCCACCCACGGGTTTAGCCCGATACACCTGGCCCAGGCTCGCGGCGGCCACAGGGTGATCTGGGAACTCCTCAAACAGCTGCTCCACCGGAGCCCCCAGCTCCTCCTCGATGGTTTGCAGGGCAATGGCGTGGGGAAAGGCGGGCAGGTTGTCCTGCAGCTTGGTGAGCTCATCGAGCCAGTCGCGCCGCACCAGATCCGGGCGGGTGGAAAGGGCTTGGCCGAGCTTGATGAAGCAAGGGCCCAAGTTGGTGAGGGTGGTGAAGATGCGCTGGCCCAGCCGCTGTTGCACCTTCGGGTCGCGGCTGCCGCTCTGCACCGCCAACACCAGCGCCAGCCCCAGCAGCTGGCTGAGCAGCACCACCAGCCGGCTGATCAACAGCCAAGGACGCAGCAGCAGCCAACGCAGATCAGCCCCCGGGTCGTAGCGATGGGCGGGGCTGCTCAACACAGGTGGCGCGTCACACGGTGGGCAAACTCTAAGGAGATCGCCTGAGGGGCCATGGCTCTGCTGGAGCGTCTGTTGGCGGCCCCGCCGGCCCTGCCCCTGCACCTCCCAGCCCATGCCCGGGGCCACGCCTTGGCCCCGGGCTTGCGTCGCCTGCTGCGGCAGGCACCCGGCCGCTGGGATCTCCCCGAATTGCCCGAGATCGGTGGGCCGCTGGAAGCGGAGGGAGCCGTGGCGGAGGCACAGGCCGCAGCGGCCGCCCGGCTGGGGGCGGAGCGCTGTTGGTTCGGCGTGAATGGCGCCAGCGGGCTGTTGCAGGTGGCGTTGCTGGCCCTCGCCCGGCCCGGTGATCGGGTGTTGCTGCCGCGCAATCTGCACCGCTCACTGCTGCATGGCTGCGTGCTCGGCCAGTTGCGGCCGGTGCTGTTTGATCTGCCCTTCGATCCGGCCACGGGCTTGTGGCTGCCTCCCACCCCGGCTGGCCTGGAGCGGCATCTGGCGGAGGCCTTGGCGGCGGGGCCGCTGGCGGCGGTGGTGTTGGTGTCGCCCAGCTATCAGGGCATGGCAGCCGATCTGCCGGCTCTGGTGGCGCTGGCCCATCAACGGGGCTTGCCGGTGCTGCTCGATGAGGCCCACGGCGCCTATGGCGGGCTGGATCCCCGCTTGCCGGCCTCGGGCTTGGCCAGCGGCGCCGATCTGGTGGTGCAATCGCTGCAGAAGGCAGCTGGCGGCCTGGCCCAGAGCGCCGCGCTGCTGCAAGGGGCTGGCGCGGATGCCCAGGCCGCTGCGGCCCGCAGCGCAGCGATCGAGAGAGCCTTGCTCTGGTTGCAAACCTCCAGCCCCAGCGCCCTGTTGCTCGCGGCGGCGGCCACAGCCTTGGAGCACTTGCATAGTGCGGCTGGGCGCCGCCAGTTGGCCCGCGCCATCACCACCGCCCTGCAGCTCAGGAGCCGGCTTCAGCAGGCGGGCGTGCCCCTGCTGCCCAGCGCCGATCCGCTGCGCCTGAGCGTGCACACCGCCGCGCTGGGCATCAACGGGCTCGACGCCGATGCCTGGCTGATGGAGCGAGGCGTGATTGCGGAGCTGCCTGAGCCCGGTTGCCTCACGTTTTGCTTGGGGTTGGCGCCACCGCGGCGGGTGCTACGGCAGCTGCCGCGGCATGTGCAAGCGCTGCAGCGAGCCTTGGGAGCGCCCCCGCTCGCTCCCTTCTCAGCGCCGCCCTTGCCGCCCGTGGCGGAGCCGGAGTGGCCGCTCGAGCAGGCCTGGCGGGCGCCCTGGCAGCGGGTGCCTCTGGCTCAGGCCACGGGCCGGCTGGCCGCTGAGCCGCTCTGCCCCTATCCACCCGGGATCCCGTTGTTGATTCCAGGGGAGCGCATCGACGCCGCCCGGGCCGATTGGTTGGTGCAGCAACAACAGCTGTGGCCCGGTCAGATCGCTGATACGGTGAAGGTTGTGGCCGATTGAGAGCCGATGGGTGCGCCCGGCGATGGCCCCTTCCAGTGGGACTTCGTAACGCCTGGGCTGCCGGATGCCGCCTTTGCCGATGCGCCCGGCTTCAGCCCCACGCCTCTGGAACTGCGGGTGATGTTGCTGGCCCATCTGCGCCCACGCCCGGATTCGCTGGTGTGGGATGTGGGCGGCGGCACCGGAGCGCTGGCCCTGGAGATTGCTCGCCTGATGCCCGCCGGCCAGGTGCACACCCTCGAGCGCGATCCTGAAGCGATCGAGCTGCTCAAGCGCAATGGAGAGCGCTTCGGTGCCACCAATCTGCACATCCATGCCGGGGATGCCCCGGACGGCCTGAGCCAACTGCCCCCCCATCCCGATCGGGTGTTGCTGGAGGTGGGGCGCCCCCTGCGGCAGGTGCTTGATCTGGTGTGGGAAGCTCTGGTGCCGGCGGGACGCCTGGTGATCAGCACCGCCAGCCTGGAGGGCCTGGTGGATGCCACCGACACCCTCGGGCGTTTGGAAGCCCGCGATCTGCAGGTGGTGCAGGCCACGGTGCACCGGATGCAGCGGCGCGGCAGTCAAGCCAGGCTGGCGGCGGCTGAACCGCTGTTTCTGATCGCTGCCGAACGCCCTTGATTCCCGCGCCCCGCTCCCGCACCTCCCCCCAGCGCCTGCTCAGCGGCTACGCCGTGGGGGCGTTTGGGTTTGTGGTGGTGGTGCTGGGCGGTTGGTGGTTCACCCTCGCCCTGGGGGTGATGGTGCACCTGGGACTGCTGGAGTATTTCCGCCTGGCCCGCTTCAAGGGCATCCGCCCCGCCAGCAAAACCACGTTGGTGGTGGTGCAGCTGCTGTTGATCACCACCCAATGGGCCCACGGTGGTGATGCTCAGGCCTTGGGATTTTCCGCGGATCTGGCGGCCGCGGTGTTGCCCCTCTCGGGCGCGGCAATCTGCGGCTGGCTGCTGCTGCAACCCCTCACCGGCAGCATCGCTGATATCGCCGCCTCGATCTTTGCGCTCTTTTATCTGGGCTTTTTGCCCAGCTATTGGATCCGTCTGCGGGATCTCACTGATCCGGCCCTGGCGCCGCGGCTGAATGGCCTCAGCCAGGCCTGGCCCCACCTCAGCTCGGGCATGGTGCTGATGCTGATGGCCTGCTTCCTGATCGTGGCCACCGACATCGGCTCTTATGTAATCGGGCGTCGCTACGGCCGCCGGCCCCTCTCGCCGATTTCACCGGGCAAAACCGTGGAAGGGGCCTTCGGCGGAGTGGGTTGTGCCGCCCTGTTGGGGGGGGTGTTCGCCGAACTGCTCGGCTGGAACTGGGGCTGGGCTGTGGGGGCGCTGTTGGGTGTGGTGGTGGCCCTGTTCGCCCTGGTGGGGGATCTCACTGAATCGATGATGAAGCGCGATGCCGGCGTGAAGGATTCCGGTGATCTACTGCCTGGCCACGGCGGCATCCTCGATCGCATCGATAGCTATTTGTTCACCCCGGCGGTGTTTTTCACCGTGGTGACCCTGCTGTTGCCGTTGATTCGCTGAGGCTGCTCAGGGCGACACCCGCGCCCGCCCGTGGAGCTGCAGCACCCCGCCTTCAAGGTTGGCTTCGCGGATTTCAATGTTGGGATCGCTGGGCAGTGAGACGCAGGGGCAACCCTCCACCCCGCAGAGCTGCAGGCCGCCGTCCACGGCACGAGGAACCGTGGCGCAGCGCTGATCCTGGGCCTGCAGCACCAGTTGGTCGCGCTCGATACTCACGCTCTGCAGGGGGGTGAGGCCCAGCAGCCCGTCCACCAGTTGATCCCCCAGGGGGCGCCAGTGCGGGGTGCAAAGGGAACGGCCCAGCCCACCAGCACTGAACACCACGATGCCCTCAATGTGGAAGGGCTGATCGAGCTGCACCGCCTTGCCGCGCAGCAGGTTGCCCACCTGCACCTCGATCGCCTCGCTGCGCAGCTCCACCCGCTCGATCTCCAGCGAGCTGAACACCACACCCCTGGCCACCAGGCTCACGCCTTCGAGGCGGCCGCGCAGCAACCCCAGGCTGGAGCCATGGAGTTGCAGCTCGAGGCTGTCAACGGCCTCGCATTGCTGGCGAATCCAAAACTGCAAGCCGCTGGCTAGGAGCTGCAGCACCGGGCTCGTGCGGGGTGTCTGCGTGTCGTCAGCCATGCCAGATGCGAGCCACGGTGGCGGGCTGGTCGATGTGGGGCAGATGCCCGCAGCAGTCCAGCTCGGTGATCCGCTCTCCTAACAGAGCTTGGGCGGCGCGTTTCTGGGGTGGCCGCAGGATCCGGTCGTTTTGGCCCCAGAGCACCTGCAGGGGTTGTGGGGGCAGGGGATACCCGCAACCGGCGAAACCACCGCTGCGGGCAAAGGCTCCCAGGGCTCTGGCCCAGTTGGGGCAGGCCAGGTGCAGCGAGGCGATTTCCAGCTCCGCAGGCCCCACATCCCGATCGGGCATGGCGAAGGCGGAGCGGCAGAGGCCCCGGCGGATCGCGGGCAAGCCGAGGAAGCGTGCTCCCAATTGATCCAGGAGCGGGGGCACCGGCATCGGTTGGCCCGTGAGGCCCGCAGGTGCCAGCAGCAGCAACCGCTCGATCTGTTCGGGGCAGCGGCGGGCCAGCTCCACCGCCACCGATCCCCCCATCGAGGCGCCGATCAAGCCCACCTGCGCTGCTCCGCTGCGGCGCAGCACCTCCTCGAGCACGTGCTCCAGGTGTTCCAGCACCGCCGCCGGGCCGTAGGGGGCGTTGAGGGGCCGAGGGCAGAAGCCGAAGCCGAACAGATCCGGGATGAACAGCTGATGCTGCGGCGCGAGCAAGGGCGCCAGCCGTCTGAACTCCAGGTGGGAGCTGTCGAAGCCATGCAGCGCCAGCAGCGGCGGCCCTTCGCCCACCACGGCCACGGGCCAGGGGCCGCCCTCCAAGGTTGGGATCGTCCACCACTGCACGGCAGCGGCGAGGGCCCGGCCATCGGGATCAAGCAGGTGCTCAGCGGCGTGGGCTACGAGCTCCTGGGGGGAGGCGGGGAGTGCCGTTGCGCTCACGGCTCAACCCTGGGTGGTGCTCAAGGGAGCTTCGCTGCTGGTGGTGGTGCTCACCAGTGCGGCGAGCACATCGCTGGGCTGCACGCTGAAGGGCAGGTGATGCAGGTCGGATCCGGGCCGGCAGGCGAAGGCTGCCACCTGCTGCAGTTCGCCGAGGCTGGCCTGCTCCAGGCCCAGGTCGCCCAGGCTCACCGGCAGCCCCAGCTCCTGGAACAGCGGCAGCAGCTGGCGCCGCGCCTGGCCCGCCAAGCGGTTGCCCCCGATCACCTCTTCCAGGCGCAGCTGCACCAGGATCCCGAAGCCCACCTTTTCGCCATGGAGCCGGCCATGGCTGGCCTCCAGTTGGGTGAGGCCGTTGTGCACCGCATGGGCCGCCACGGTGCGGCAGCGGGCCCCGCCGATCCCACCGATCAACCCCGCCGTGAGGCCGCAGGCCTCCGCCACCCGCACCCAGGCTTCACCGCCGGGCTGGGCCATCGCCTCCCGGGCCTCCAGCAGCAGCTGATCGCGCAACACCCGCGCCATCTGCACCGCCTGTTGCACCAGCCCGTCGCGGCTCGCGCCGCTGCTCACCGAGGCTTCGTACCACTTGGCCATGGCATCGGCGATGCCGCTGGCCAGGGTGTGGGCGGGTGCCTGCCGCACCAAGGCGTGGTCGAACACCAACAGATCAGGGCAGCGATCCAGGGCAACGTCGCCTTCAAAGGCCCCTTGGGCTGAATAGAGATTGGCCAGGGCCGTCCAGCCGGCACAGGTGGCGGCGCTGGTGGGCACGGTGATGCAGGCCAGGCCATGGCGGTGCGCCAGCAACTTGCCCGCATCGAGCACCTTGCCGCCGCCGGCGGCCACCACGGCGTCGCAGGCGTTGCTGCGCAGGGTCGCGCTGATCCGCTCCAGATCGCCCTCGCAGCAGTCGTGCTCGAGTTCGGCTTCGCTCAGCGTGAGGCCCAGCTGGCGCAGTTCCGCCGCCAGCTGCCCGCGCAGCTGGCGCGTTGCCGGGCTCCGGCCCAGCAGCAGAGGCCGGCTGCAGAGCGTTTGGATCGCCGGCCACGCCTCCTGCCAGGCCCCTTCACCCCGCAGAACAACCGCTGGAGCGATCGCGTGTTGCTGCATGGAGGTGCCCACGACCAGCCC
This sequence is a window from Synechococcus sp. HK05. Protein-coding genes within it:
- a CDS encoding aminotransferase class I/II-fold pyridoxal phosphate-dependent enzyme encodes the protein MALLERLLAAPPALPLHLPAHARGHALAPGLRRLLRQAPGRWDLPELPEIGGPLEAEGAVAEAQAAAAARLGAERCWFGVNGASGLLQVALLALARPGDRVLLPRNLHRSLLHGCVLGQLRPVLFDLPFDPATGLWLPPTPAGLERHLAEALAAGPLAAVVLVSPSYQGMAADLPALVALAHQRGLPVLLDEAHGAYGGLDPRLPASGLASGADLVVQSLQKAAGGLAQSAALLQGAGADAQAAAARSAAIERALLWLQTSSPSALLLAAAATALEHLHSAAGRRQLARAITTALQLRSRLQQAGVPLLPSADPLRLSVHTAALGINGLDADAWLMERGVIAELPEPGCLTFCLGLAPPRRVLRQLPRHVQALQRALGAPPLAPFSAPPLPPVAEPEWPLEQAWRAPWQRVPLAQATGRLAAEPLCPYPPGIPLLIPGERIDAARADWLVQQQQLWPGQIADTVKVVAD
- the cbiT gene encoding precorrin-6Y C5,15-methyltransferase subunit CbiT, producing the protein MGAPGDGPFQWDFVTPGLPDAAFADAPGFSPTPLELRVMLLAHLRPRPDSLVWDVGGGTGALALEIARLMPAGQVHTLERDPEAIELLKRNGERFGATNLHIHAGDAPDGLSQLPPHPDRVLLEVGRPLRQVLDLVWEALVPAGRLVISTASLEGLVDATDTLGRLEARDLQVVQATVHRMQRRGSQARLAAAEPLFLIAAERP
- a CDS encoding phosphatidate cytidylyltransferase; the protein is MIPAPRSRTSPQRLLSGYAVGAFGFVVVVLGGWWFTLALGVMVHLGLLEYFRLARFKGIRPASKTTLVVVQLLLITTQWAHGGDAQALGFSADLAAAVLPLSGAAICGWLLLQPLTGSIADIAASIFALFYLGFLPSYWIRLRDLTDPALAPRLNGLSQAWPHLSSGMVLMLMACFLIVATDIGSYVIGRRYGRRPLSPISPGKTVEGAFGGVGCAALLGGVFAELLGWNWGWAVGALLGVVVALFALVGDLTESMMKRDAGVKDSGDLLPGHGGILDRIDSYLFTPAVFFTVVTLLLPLIR
- a CDS encoding DUF2993 domain-containing protein produces the protein MADDTQTPRTSPVLQLLASGLQFWIRQQCEAVDSLELQLHGSSLGLLRGRLEGVSLVARGVVFSSLEIERVELRSEAIEVQVGNLLRGKAVQLDQPFHIEGIVVFSAGGLGRSLCTPHWRPLGDQLVDGLLGLTPLQSVSIERDQLVLQAQDQRCATVPRAVDGGLQLCGVEGCPCVSLPSDPNIEIREANLEGGVLQLHGRARVSP
- a CDS encoding alpha/beta fold hydrolase gives rise to the protein MSATALPASPQELVAHAAEHLLDPDGRALAAAVQWWTIPTLEGGPWPVAVVGEGPPLLALHGFDSSHLEFRRLAPLLAPQHQLFIPDLFGFGFCPRPLNAPYGPAAVLEHLEHVLEEVLRRSGAAQVGLIGASMGGSVAVELARRCPEQIERLLLLAPAGLTGQPMPVPPLLDQLGARFLGLPAIRRGLCRSAFAMPDRDVGPAELEIASLHLACPNWARALGAFARSGGFAGCGYPLPPQPLQVLWGQNDRILRPPQKRAAQALLGERITELDCCGHLPHIDQPATVARIWHG
- a CDS encoding iron-containing alcohol dehydrogenase family protein — its product is MQQHAIAPAVVLRGEGAWQEAWPAIQTLCSRPLLLGRSPATRQLRGQLAAELRQLGLTLSEAELEHDCCEGDLERISATLRSNACDAVVAAGGGKVLDAGKLLAHRHGLACITVPTSAATCAGWTALANLYSAQGAFEGDVALDRCPDLLVFDHALVRQAPAHTLASGIADAMAKWYEASVSSGASRDGLVQQAVQMARVLRDQLLLEAREAMAQPGGEAWVRVAEACGLTAGLIGGIGGARCRTVAAHAVHNGLTQLEASHGRLHGEKVGFGILVQLRLEEVIGGNRLAGQARRQLLPLFQELGLPVSLGDLGLEQASLGELQQVAAFACRPGSDLHHLPFSVQPSDVLAALVSTTTSSEAPLSTTQG